A part of Entelurus aequoreus isolate RoL-2023_Sb linkage group LG10, RoL_Eaeq_v1.1, whole genome shotgun sequence genomic DNA contains:
- the zic2a gene encoding zinc finger protein ZIC 2a: MLLDAGHQFPGLGSFARHHHPAAAAADMQDRDLGLAQNSFVDSAHMGAFKLNHDLSPGQSSAFSSQAPGYPAAALGAHAAHVTSYAGSPFNSTRDFLFRSRGFGDTSPAGGQHALFGAAAAGSLHPPHHHTDTPQGHLLFPGIHEQHGSGNVLNGQMRLGLAGEVFGRTEQYHQVSSPRTDPYAAAQLHNQYGSMNMNMAAHHHHHHHHHPGAFFRYMRQQCIKQELICKWIEPEQLSSPKKCCNKTFSTMHELVTHVSVEHVGGPEQTNHICFWEECPRESKPFKAKYKLVNHIRVHTGEKPFPCPFPGCGKVFARSENLKIHKRTHTGEKPFQCEFEGCDRRFANSSDRKKHMHVHTSDKPYLCKMCDKSYTHPSSLRKHMKVHESSPPTSDSSPAASSGYESSTPPGLVSPTAETQSNNTLSPASAVHSSTSHSGLSSNFSEWYV, translated from the exons ATGCTGCTGGACGCCGGCCACCAGTTCCCGGGTCTGGGCTCCTTCGCCCGCCATCACCACCCCGCCGCGGCCGCCGCCGACATGCAGGACCGCGACCTGGGTCTGGCCCAGAACTCCTTCGTGGACTCGGCCCACATGGGCGCCTTCAAGCTCAACCACGACCTCTCCCCGGGGCAGAGCTCCGCCTTCAGCAGCCAAGCTCCGGGCTACCCGGCGGCGGCGCTGGGCGCGCACGCCGCCCACGTCACCTCCTACGCGGGCTCCCCGTTCAACTCCACGCGGGACTTCCTGTTCCGCAGCCGCGGCTTCGGCGACACGTCCCCGGCGGGCGGGCAGCACGCCCTCTTCGGCGCGGCGGCGGCGGGCTCCCTGCACCCGCCGCACCACCACACGGACACGCCGCAGGGCCACCTCCTGTTCCCGGGCATCCACGAGCAGCACGGCTCCGGCAACGTCCTCAACGGGCAGATGAGGCTCGGCCTGGCGGGGGAGGTGTTCGGGCGCACCGAGCAGTACCACCAGGTGTCCAGCCCCCGGACCGACCCGTACGCGGCGGCGCAGCTGCACAACCAGTACGGCTCCATGAACATGAACATGGCGgcgcaccaccaccaccaccaccaccaccacccgggCGCCTTCTTCCGCTACATGCGGCAGCAGTGCATCAAGCAGGAGCTCATCTGCAAGTGGATCGAGCCGGAGCAGCTGAGCAGCCCCAAGAAGTGCTGCAACAAGACCTTCAGCACCATGCACGAATTGGTCACGCACGTCTCCGTGGAGCACGTCGGCGGGCCCGAGCAGACCAACCACATCTGCTTCTGGGAGGAGTGCCCGCGGGAGAGCAAGCCCTTCAAGGCCAAGTACAAGCTGGTCAACCACATCAGGGTCCACACCGGGGAGAAACCCTTTCCCTGTCCCTTCCCGGGCTGCGGGAAGGTCTTTGCGCGCTCCGAGAACCTCAAGATCCACAAGAGGACCCACACAG GAGAGAAACCTTTCCAGTGCGAGTTTGAAGGCTGCGACAGGAGGTTTGCAAACAGCAGCGACCGAAAGAAGCACATGCACGTCCACACCTCGGACAAGCCCTACCTGTGCAAGATGTGCGACAAGTCCTACACGCATCCCAGCTCCTTGCGGAAACACATGAAG GTGCACGAGTCGTCCCCGCCCACGTCCGACTCCTCGCCGGCAGCCAGCTCGGGCTACGAGTCGTCCACCCCCCCGGGCCTGGTGTCGCCCACAGCCGAGACCCAAAGCAACAACACCCTGTCGCCGGCCTCTGCCGTGCACAGCAGCACCAGCCACAGCGGCCTCTCGTCCAATTTCAGTGAATGGTATGTGTAG